A stretch of [Clostridium] scindens DNA encodes these proteins:
- the grdB gene encoding glycine reductase complex selenoprotein B → MAKIKVVHYINQFFAQIGGEEKADYPAELRVGEVVGPGMALMASFKDEAEIIATIVCGDSYFNENLDKAKADVLAMVKEQNPDIFVAGPAFNAGRYGVACATIAAAVQEELGIPAVTGMHVENPGADMFKDKVYIVSTKNSAAGMRDAVSKMAPLTLKIAKGEPIGASAEEGYIPNGVRVNFFEKERGSKRAVKMLLNKLNDKPYTTEYPMPDFDRVDPNPAVKDLAHAKIALVTSGGIVPKGNPDHIESSSASHYGEYDIAGVMDLTEETYETAHGGYDPVYANEDSDRVLPVDVLRDMEKEGIIGELHHLFYTTTGNGTAVASAKAFAAEFSAKLKADGVDAVILTSTUGTCTRCGATMVKEVERAGIPVVHICTVTPISMTVGANRIVPAIAIPHPLGNPALDKDEEKELRRHIVEKALKALTTEVDGQTIFD, encoded by the coding sequence ATGGCTAAAATTAAAGTTGTTCATTACATCAATCAGTTCTTTGCACAGATTGGTGGAGAAGAAAAGGCAGATTATCCGGCAGAACTTCGCGTGGGCGAGGTAGTTGGACCGGGTATGGCGCTTATGGCAAGTTTTAAAGACGAGGCAGAGATCATCGCTACGATCGTATGCGGAGACTCTTATTTCAATGAGAATCTGGACAAGGCAAAAGCAGATGTCCTTGCAATGGTAAAGGAGCAGAATCCTGACATATTCGTAGCAGGGCCTGCATTTAACGCGGGACGCTATGGCGTTGCCTGCGCGACGATCGCGGCAGCGGTACAGGAAGAACTGGGAATTCCAGCAGTAACTGGAATGCATGTTGAGAACCCTGGCGCAGATATGTTCAAGGATAAGGTATATATCGTATCTACCAAGAACAGCGCGGCAGGCATGAGGGATGCTGTAAGCAAGATGGCGCCTCTGACACTGAAGATCGCAAAAGGAGAGCCGATCGGCGCTTCCGCTGAAGAAGGGTATATCCCGAACGGCGTACGCGTGAACTTCTTCGAGAAGGAGAGAGGATCTAAGAGAGCAGTCAAGATGCTGCTCAACAAGTTAAATGACAAGCCGTATACCACAGAGTATCCGATGCCAGACTTCGACAGAGTTGATCCGAATCCGGCAGTCAAAGATCTCGCGCATGCAAAGATCGCACTGGTTACTTCCGGCGGAATCGTTCCGAAGGGCAATCCGGATCACATCGAAAGTTCCAGCGCTTCCCACTACGGAGAGTATGATATCGCAGGCGTTATGGATCTGACAGAAGAGACCTACGAGACCGCTCACGGCGGATACGACCCGGTATACGCGAACGAGGATTCTGACCGCGTGCTGCCAGTAGACGTTCTGCGCGACATGGAGAAGGAAGGAATCATTGGAGAACTGCATCACCTGTTCTACACCACGACAGGAAACGGTACAGCCGTTGCATCCGCAAAGGCATTTGCCGCTGAATTTTCTGCCAAGCTTAAGGCCGACGGAGTAGACGCAGTAATCCTCACCTCTACTTGAGGTACCTGTACTCGTTGCGGTGCAACGATGGTAAAAGAAGTAGAGAGAGCAGGAATCCCTGTCGTACACATCTGTACAGTAACGCCTATCTCTATGACAGTAGGCGCGAACAGAATCGTTCCGGCTATCGCTATTCCTCATCCTCTTGGCAATCCGGCTCTGGATAAAGACGAGGAGAAAGAACTTCGCCGCCACATCGTTGAAAAGGCATTGAAGGCCTTGACAACAGAAGTAGACGGACAGACAATTTTCGACTAG
- the trxB gene encoding thioredoxin-disulfide reductase, whose amino-acid sequence MSKIYDVIILGAGPAGLAAGLYAGRSRLSTLIIEKGQDGGQIAITDEIENYPGQIVEGESGPSLIARMTQQAEKFGAERVSDTIKEVQLDGDVKVLKSEKNEYQGKNVIIATGAYSRPIGCKGEAEFMGKGVSYCATCDANFFEDFEVYVVGGGDSAVEEAMYLTKFARKVTIIHRRNELRAAKSIQEKAFANPKIDFFWDSVVEEVYGDDILQGMIVKNVKTGETRKVEADPEDGMFGLFGFIGTVPNSKLFEGIIDMDERGYIKTDEDMHTNIPGVYAAGDVRIKSLRQVVTAAADGAIAAVQVERSMSDYF is encoded by the coding sequence ATGAGCAAGATATATGACGTTATTATCCTGGGTGCAGGTCCTGCCGGCTTAGCGGCAGGACTGTACGCAGGCAGAAGCCGTCTTTCCACGCTGATCATTGAGAAGGGACAGGACGGCGGACAGATTGCGATCACAGATGAGATTGAGAACTATCCGGGACAGATCGTGGAAGGCGAGTCCGGCCCATCCCTGATCGCAAGAATGACACAGCAGGCAGAGAAGTTCGGCGCAGAGCGCGTGTCCGATACGATCAAGGAAGTACAGCTGGATGGCGATGTAAAGGTATTAAAGAGCGAAAAGAACGAATACCAGGGCAAGAATGTCATCATCGCGACAGGAGCATATTCTAGGCCGATCGGATGCAAGGGCGAGGCAGAGTTCATGGGCAAGGGCGTATCTTACTGCGCTACCTGTGATGCCAACTTCTTTGAAGATTTCGAAGTATACGTTGTTGGCGGCGGAGATTCCGCGGTGGAAGAAGCAATGTATCTGACGAAATTCGCAAGAAAGGTAACTATCATCCACAGACGGAATGAACTTCGTGCCGCAAAATCCATTCAGGAAAAGGCATTTGCAAATCCGAAGATCGATTTCTTCTGGGATTCCGTTGTAGAGGAAGTCTATGGAGATGACATTCTTCAGGGAATGATCGTAAAGAATGTCAAGACAGGCGAGACGAGAAAGGTCGAGGCTGATCCGGAAGATGGCATGTTCGGCTTGTTTGGATTCATCGGAACGGTTCCGAATTCCAAACTGTTCGAAGGCATCATCGATATGGACGAAAGAGGGTATATTAAGACGGATGAAGATATGCACACCAATATCCCGGGCGTTTACGCAGCCGGAGATGTGCGCATCAAGAGTCTGAGACAGGTTGTGACTGCAGCGGCCGATGGAGCAATTGCAGCAGTACAGGTAGAAAGAAGCATGTCAGATTATTTTTAA
- the trxA gene encoding thioredoxin TrxA, which translates to MLDLTKENFEEEVLKAEGYVFVDFYGDGCVPCQALMPKVHEFADTYGDKMKFTSLNTTKARRLAIAQKVLGLPVMAIYKDGAKVEEVVKDDATPENIEAMIKKYI; encoded by the coding sequence ATGTTAGATTTAACGAAGGAAAACTTTGAGGAAGAAGTATTAAAGGCAGAAGGATATGTATTCGTAGACTTCTACGGAGACGGATGCGTGCCATGCCAGGCATTGATGCCAAAGGTACATGAATTTGCTGATACCTATGGAGATAAGATGAAATTCACATCCCTGAATACGACAAAGGCACGCCGTCTTGCAATCGCACAGAAGGTTCTGGGCCTTCCTGTTATGGCTATCTATAAGGATGGAGCCAAGGTTGAGGAAGTAGTAAAGGATGACGCTACTCCAGAAAATATTGAAGCGATGATTAAGAAATACATCTAA
- the grdA gene encoding glycine/sarcosine/betaine reductase complex selenoprotein A → MAILEGKKAIIIGDRDGIPGPAIAECVKTAGAEIVFSSTECFVUTSAGAMDLENQKRVKEFAEEYGAENLVVVLGAAEGEAAGLAAETVTLGDPTFAGPLTGVQLGLAVYHVCEPEIKEEFDEAVYDEQISMMEMVLDVDDIVSEMTAIRDQVEQA, encoded by the coding sequence ATGGCTATTTTAGAAGGCAAAAAAGCAATAATTATCGGAGACCGTGATGGAATTCCAGGCCCTGCAATCGCTGAGTGCGTGAAAACTGCTGGCGCTGAGATCGTATTTTCATCCACGGAATGTTTCGTCTGAACGAGCGCAGGCGCAATGGACTTAGAGAATCAGAAGAGAGTTAAAGAATTCGCAGAAGAGTATGGTGCAGAGAACTTAGTAGTAGTTCTTGGTGCAGCAGAAGGCGAAGCTGCAGGACTTGCAGCTGAGACTGTTACTTTAGGCGATCCAACTTTCGCAGGTCCATTGACAGGGGTCCAGCTTGGACTCGCGGTATATCACGTATGTGAACCTGAGATCAAAGAAGAATTTGACGAAGCAGTTTATGATGAGCAGATCAGCATGATGGAAATGGTTCTTGATGTAGATGACATCGTATCAGAGATGACAGCAATCAGAGACCAGGTTGAGCAGGCTTAA
- the grdC gene encoding glycine/sarcosine/betaine reductase complex component C subunit beta, producing the protein MNSVIKGASYVLVHTPDMVLYNGTTQTTERIVNPDSEYLKEVPKHLRSYEDAVAYWPNQTYIGNVHPDELSEVEFPWYDKKKEGAQRYGKYGEIMPEEEFLFLVQASDMFEVVKLDKEFVAKYKDAFAKNPIISEDIVEKITDGVELAEIEHLMADDHAEGLYFEDKLVGCVKPAHDIDVNLSAHVMHENLMSKASSVLSILYAVRNAGIDKADVEYVIDCAEEACGDMNQRGGGNFAKAAAEIAGLVSASGSDARGFCAAPTHAIIEAAALVKSGAYKTVIVTAGGCTAKLGMNGKDHIKKGLPILEDCLGGFAVVISENDGVSPEIDLGMLGRHCVGTGSAPQAVIGSLVSDPLDRVGMKLTDIDKYSPEMQNPDITKPAGAGDVPMANYKMIAALAVKRGELDRKELANFTKEHGLTGWAPTQGHIPSGVPYVGFACEDIKEGKIKNAMIIGKGSLFLGRMTNLFDGVSFVIHGNTAAQEEAAAGVSEEEVKGLIAKAMKDFASTLMAE; encoded by the coding sequence ATGAATAGTGTAATCAAAGGAGCAAGCTACGTATTAGTACATACTCCTGATATGGTTTTATATAATGGAACAACCCAGACAACAGAGAGAATTGTGAATCCGGATTCCGAATATCTGAAAGAAGTGCCGAAGCATCTGCGCTCTTATGAGGATGCGGTAGCCTATTGGCCGAATCAGACATACATCGGCAATGTTCACCCGGACGAACTGTCAGAGGTAGAGTTCCCATGGTATGATAAGAAAAAGGAAGGCGCCCAGCGCTATGGAAAATATGGCGAGATTATGCCGGAGGAAGAGTTCCTCTTCCTGGTACAGGCCAGTGACATGTTCGAAGTAGTAAAACTGGACAAAGAATTTGTAGCAAAGTATAAAGACGCATTTGCCAAGAATCCGATCATCTCTGAAGACATCGTCGAGAAGATTACGGATGGAGTGGAACTTGCCGAGATCGAGCATCTGATGGCAGACGACCATGCAGAAGGGCTCTATTTTGAAGATAAGCTGGTAGGCTGCGTGAAGCCTGCGCACGATATCGATGTGAATTTATCCGCTCATGTAATGCACGAGAACCTGATGAGCAAGGCATCCAGCGTTCTTTCTATTCTTTATGCGGTACGCAACGCGGGAATTGACAAGGCAGACGTAGAATACGTGATCGACTGCGCAGAGGAAGCTTGCGGCGATATGAACCAGCGCGGCGGCGGTAACTTTGCAAAAGCAGCGGCCGAGATCGCAGGCCTGGTAAGCGCATCCGGATCTGACGCAAGAGGATTCTGCGCGGCTCCTACCCATGCGATTATTGAAGCGGCTGCACTGGTTAAGTCCGGCGCTTATAAGACGGTTATCGTTACAGCTGGCGGATGTACTGCCAAACTTGGAATGAACGGCAAGGATCACATCAAGAAAGGGCTTCCAATCCTGGAAGACTGCCTTGGCGGATTTGCCGTAGTTATCTCTGAGAATGACGGCGTAAGCCCTGAGATCGACTTAGGCATGCTTGGACGCCACTGCGTAGGAACAGGATCTGCGCCGCAGGCAGTTATCGGAAGCCTGGTATCAGATCCGCTTGACAGAGTCGGAATGAAACTTACGGATATCGACAAGTATTCACCGGAAATGCAGAATCCGGATATCACGAAGCCAGCAGGAGCAGGAGATGTTCCGATGGCTAACTATAAGATGATTGCAGCGCTTGCAGTAAAACGTGGCGAACTTGACAGGAAAGAACTGGCCAACTTTACGAAGGAGCATGGCCTTACCGGATGGGCTCCGACACAGGGACACATTCCGTCAGGAGTGCCTTATGTAGGATTTGCCTGCGAAGATATTAAGGAAGGCAAGATTAAGAACGCTATGATTATCGGAAAGGGAAGTCTGTTCTTAGGACGTATGACGAACCTGTTTGACGGCGTTTCCTTTGTAATCCACGGTAACACAGCTGCACAGGAAGAAGCAGCAGCCGGAGTATCCGAAGAAGAAGTCAAGGGACTGATTGCCAAGGCTATGAAAGACTTTGCTTCTACCCTGATGGCAGAGTAA
- the grdD gene encoding glycine/sarcosine/betaine reductase complex component C subunit alpha, whose protein sequence is MANNIEKMIATTFMEMAEGLETGSFGKRPKIALTGMGSEHGEANAMEAAVAAAKEGIDVYYIGTLEAEGVTTVKVANDEEGHKKMEELLKNKEVDGAVTMHFPFPIGVSTVGRAITPAKGKEMYVATTTGTSSADRIEGMIKNAIYGIIAAKACGNADPTVGILNVDGARQTEIALKQLKENGYDITFAESARADGGCVMRGNDVLQGSPDIMVCDSLSGNILIKMLSSYTTGGSFEASGYGYGPGIGEGYDQLVMIVSRASGAPLIAGAIRYAAQLVRGKIFEVAKKEFEAANKAGLKDILAARKAADKPAAAQEEVTAPPKEVVTSQIAGIEIMDLEDGVKALWKIGVYAESGMGCTGPIILVSDANLAKAEEELKKAGYIN, encoded by the coding sequence ATGGCAAATAATATTGAAAAGATGATTGCCACCACGTTCATGGAGATGGCAGAAGGCCTGGAGACAGGAAGTTTCGGCAAGAGGCCGAAGATCGCCCTCACTGGCATGGGCAGCGAGCACGGGGAAGCGAACGCCATGGAAGCGGCAGTTGCCGCGGCAAAAGAGGGGATTGACGTATACTACATCGGTACATTGGAGGCCGAGGGAGTAACGACGGTCAAAGTGGCTAATGACGAAGAAGGCCACAAGAAGATGGAAGAACTTCTGAAGAATAAGGAAGTGGACGGTGCGGTCACCATGCATTTCCCATTCCCGATTGGCGTATCCACTGTGGGGCGTGCGATTACGCCAGCTAAGGGAAAAGAGATGTATGTGGCAACCACCACAGGCACTTCCAGCGCTGACCGTATCGAGGGCATGATCAAGAATGCCATCTACGGAATCATCGCAGCTAAGGCTTGCGGCAATGCGGACCCGACGGTAGGCATCCTGAATGTAGACGGAGCACGCCAGACGGAGATCGCGTTAAAGCAGTTGAAAGAAAACGGTTATGACATTACATTTGCAGAGTCGGCAAGAGCAGACGGAGGATGCGTCATGAGAGGAAACGATGTCCTTCAGGGCTCTCCGGACATCATGGTATGTGATTCACTGTCAGGAAACATCTTGATAAAAATGCTGTCTTCCTATACGACAGGAGGAAGCTTCGAGGCATCCGGATATGGATATGGCCCGGGAATCGGCGAAGGCTATGACCAGCTGGTCATGATCGTATCCCGTGCTTCCGGCGCGCCGCTGATCGCTGGAGCAATCCGCTATGCAGCACAGCTGGTAAGAGGCAAGATATTCGAAGTTGCAAAGAAGGAATTCGAGGCTGCCAACAAGGCAGGCCTTAAAGATATCCTTGCAGCGAGAAAGGCTGCCGATAAGCCGGCTGCAGCGCAGGAAGAAGTAACAGCGCCTCCGAAGGAGGTAGTAACCTCGCAGATCGCAGGAATCGAGATCATGGATCTGGAAGACGGCGTAAAAGCCCTCTGGAAGATCGGCGTCTATGCAGAGAGTGGTATGGGCTGCACAGGACCGATTATCCTGGTATCTGACGCGAATCTTGCAAAGGCAGAAGAAGAACTGAAAAAGGCAGGATATATTAATTAG
- a CDS encoding InlB B-repeat-containing protein, with protein sequence MEAVIKMTVPAARTHVRWRQIADGVLLAGVLATLYIYARVQGLTYAEMSGGAGNGYEILDAGMSMPVQALPDSAIGVIDISGLGGLIAVRKSMEEAPVSVDEDSQALPFATSIPDIALQMPEADLTDGGKGEEDDVPITALAVSAYGNGGIPELTTFTVEPENFDAASLEIPRRLGKEFDGWYLDAACTKPFDGLAENQKALELYAGWKEFDGFICNDKGHITDYTDLSVATDGILAFPRSPDCTGIEYGSLEGLEDIVMEVYIYTNITYIAPETFDHLYFLMYIEVAPGNPNYYSKDGILYSSSGELVAYPNGRNL encoded by the coding sequence ATGGAAGCAGTTATAAAAATGACGGTTCCGGCAGCAAGGACCCACGTTCGCTGGAGGCAGATTGCGGACGGAGTCTTGCTTGCTGGAGTATTAGCGACCCTATATATCTATGCAAGGGTTCAGGGATTGACATATGCGGAGATGTCGGGAGGCGCTGGAAATGGATATGAAATATTGGATGCAGGAATGTCGATGCCTGTGCAGGCACTTCCGGATTCGGCGATAGGAGTGATCGATATCTCAGGGCTTGGAGGTCTGATTGCGGTTAGAAAAAGTATGGAGGAGGCTCCCGTGTCCGTGGACGAGGACAGTCAGGCGCTGCCTTTTGCGACTTCAATACCGGACATAGCCTTGCAGATGCCGGAGGCAGACTTGACCGATGGTGGCAAAGGGGAGGAAGATGATGTACCCATAACGGCTTTGGCGGTATCCGCATATGGCAATGGTGGCATTCCGGAACTTACCACATTTACGGTGGAGCCAGAGAACTTCGATGCAGCGTCCCTTGAGATTCCAAGAAGGCTTGGAAAGGAATTTGACGGATGGTATCTGGATGCTGCCTGCACAAAGCCCTTTGATGGGCTGGCAGAGAATCAGAAGGCATTAGAATTGTATGCTGGATGGAAAGAATTCGACGGATTTATCTGCAATGACAAGGGACACATTACAGATTATACGGATCTGTCCGTGGCAACGGATGGAATTCTGGCATTCCCAAGGAGCCCGGATTGCACAGGAATAGAGTATGGCTCTTTGGAAGGCCTGGAAGATATTGTGATGGAAGTCTACATCTATACCAATATTACTTATATCGCGCCGGAAACCTTTGATCATCTGTACTTTCTGATGTACATCGAAGTGGCGCCAGGGAATCCTAATTACTACAGCAAGGACGGAATTTTATATTCTTCCTCAGGGGAACTGGTGGCTTATCCCAACGGGAGGAATCTATAG
- a CDS encoding GNAT family N-acetyltransferase, which yields MNIQLITEGKKDYMDMLLLADPQEDMIEKYLGKGEMFILIDQGEVRTVCVVELLKNRKCELKNIATREGDQGKGYGKYMIHFICEHYSNRCDTMYVGTGNCAKSIGFYEKCGFANSHIVANFFTDNYREPIYEDGVLLTDMVYLKKSLDSEIDVKKVVDIALEAGRILLKNGAEIFRVEETITRICHRFHVEHVDIFTLSHGIFISAENGLEEAYTKVKHVPLSAPHLGIVAEVNDLSREISSGYVSMEEAVERLKEIDRIPPKKDYFQILAAGVGSGFFGYLLGATALESMIAFCIGCILYMWVLAGKKHNMSKIIINIVGGVIITALAICAKHVPIFGEVKMEGMIIGSIMPLVPGVAFVNAIRDIADSDFLSGTVRMIDAILVFVYIAIGVGFTLSVYNNMIGGLVL from the coding sequence ATGAATATTCAACTGATAACCGAAGGCAAAAAAGACTATATGGATATGCTGCTGCTGGCGGACCCGCAGGAGGATATGATTGAGAAATATCTTGGTAAAGGAGAGATGTTCATTCTGATAGATCAGGGCGAGGTCCGGACAGTCTGTGTCGTAGAACTGCTGAAAAACAGGAAATGCGAGCTGAAAAATATCGCGACCAGGGAAGGCGACCAGGGAAAAGGCTATGGAAAGTATATGATCCATTTTATCTGCGAGCATTACAGCAACCGATGCGATACCATGTATGTAGGTACAGGGAACTGCGCAAAGTCTATTGGATTCTATGAAAAGTGCGGATTTGCCAATTCCCATATTGTGGCTAATTTTTTTACGGATAACTACCGGGAGCCGATCTATGAAGACGGGGTCCTTCTTACGGATATGGTGTACTTGAAGAAGAGCCTGGATTCTGAGATAGACGTAAAGAAAGTGGTAGATATTGCCCTGGAGGCAGGAAGGATCCTGCTTAAGAATGGCGCTGAGATATTCCGCGTGGAAGAGACGATTACTAGAATCTGCCACCGGTTCCATGTGGAGCATGTAGATATATTTACCTTAAGCCATGGTATCTTCATTAGCGCGGAGAACGGCCTGGAAGAAGCCTATACGAAGGTGAAGCATGTTCCGCTGTCCGCGCCTCATCTTGGCATTGTGGCAGAGGTTAATGATCTATCCAGGGAGATCTCGAGCGGATACGTAAGTATGGAAGAGGCGGTAGAGAGACTGAAAGAGATTGACCGGATACCGCCCAAAAAGGATTATTTCCAGATCCTGGCGGCAGGAGTCGGAAGCGGCTTTTTCGGATATCTTCTTGGAGCGACGGCGCTGGAAAGCATGATCGCCTTTTGCATAGGGTGCATACTGTACATGTGGGTGCTGGCAGGGAAAAAGCACAATATGTCAAAGATCATTATTAATATTGTAGGCGGCGTGATCATCACGGCCCTTGCCATCTGCGCCAAGCATGTACCGATTTTTGGCGAGGTGAAGATGGAAGGGATGATTATCGGATCCATCATGCCCCTGGTACCGGGAGTGGCATTTGTCAATGCCATCCGGGATATTGCGGACAGTGATTTTCTGTCGGGCACGGTGCGCATGATCGATGCCATTCTGGTCTTCGTCTACATCGCTATCGGGGTCGGCTTTACTTTAAGCGTATATAATAACATGATCGGAGGGCTGGTATTATGA